A genome region from Canis lupus dingo isolate Sandy chromosome 7, ASM325472v2, whole genome shotgun sequence includes the following:
- the ZNF24 gene encoding zinc finger protein 24 — MSAQSVEEDSILIIPTPDEEEKILRVKLEEDPDGEEGSSIPWNHLPDPEVFRQRFRQFGYQDSPGPREAVSQLRELCRLWLRPETHTKEQILELVVLEQFVAILPKELQTWVREHHPENGEEAVTVLEDLESELDDPGQPVSLRRRKREVLVEEIVSQEEAQGLPNSELDAVENQLKWASWELHSLRHCDDDGRTENGALAPKQEIPSAVESHEVPGTLNIGVPQIFKYGEACFPKGRFERKRNPSRKKQHICDECGKHFSQGSALILHQRIHSGEKPYGCVECGKAFSRSSILVQHQRVHTGEKPYKCLECGKAFSQNSGLINHQRIHTGEKPYECVQCGKSYSQSSNLFRHQRRHNAEKLLNVVKV; from the exons ATGTCTGCACAGTCTGTGGAAGAGGATTCAATACTTATAATCCCAACTCcagatgaagaggaaaaaattctGAGAGTGAAGTTGGAGGAGGATCCCGATGGTGAAGAGGGATCAAGCATCCCCTGGAACCATCTTCCTGATCCAGAGGTTTTCCGACAGCGATTCAGGCAGTTTGGATACCAGGATTCACCTGGGCCCCGTGAAGCTGTGAGCCAGCTTCGAGAACTTTGCCGTCTATGGCTCAGgccagagacacacacaaaagaacagaTTCTGGAGTTGGTAGTGCTGGAGCAGTTTGTTGCCATCCTACCCAAGGAACTGCAGACTTGGGTTCGAGAGCATCATCCAGAGAATGGAGAAGAGGCAGTGACAGTGCTGGAGGATTTAGAGAGTGAGCTAGATGACCCTGGACAACCG GTTTCTCTCCGTCGACGAAAACGGGAAGTTCTGGTAGAGGAGATAGTTTCCCAAGAAGAAGCTCAGGGATTACCAAATTCTGAGCTTGATGCTGTGGAGAACCAGCTCAAGTGGGCATCCTGGGAGCTCCATTCTCTAAGGCACTGTG aTGATGATGGTAGGACTGAAAATGGAGCACTAGCTCCAAAGCAGGAGATTCCTTCAGCAGTAGAATCTCATGAAGTTCCTGGCACTCTAAATATAGGTGTTCCTCAGATTTTTAAGTATGGAGAAGCCTGTTTCCCCAAGGGcagatttgaaagaaagagaaatccctCTCGAAAGAAACAGCATATATGTGATGAATGTGGAAAACACTTCAGTCAGGGCTCAGCCCTCATTCTTCATCAAAGAATCCACAGTGGGGAGAAACCCTACGGATGTGTTGAATGTGGGAAAGCATTCAGCAGAAGTTCTATTCTTGTGCAACATCAGAGAGTCCATACTGGAGAAAAACCTTACAAATGTCttgaatgtggaaaagcctttagcCAGAATTCTGGGCTTATTAATCATCAGAGAATCCATACTggggagaaaccttatgaatgcgTTCAGTGTGGGAAATCTTATAGTCAAAGCTCGAATCTTTTTAGACATCAGCGAAGACACAATGCAGAAAAACTTCTGAATGTTGTGAAAGtttaa